The Candidatus Hydrogenedentota bacterium DNA window TACGACCGGTTCGGGGAAGGGAAATGACCGGTCTCTATCGGCATTGCATGCCTATACCACAACAGACGCAGCCGATTCGCTTTGCTGCTTCGCTGCGCCCGGTTTGTGGTTTTACGTTTCGCTAGTCTCTATACCATACGTGAAATGAACAGCGTAGTCAAATTATTCATTCCTTTGTCGTTGTAGTATAATCAGTCTTGTGTTATACTATAAGTGTTCCGTTATGAAAGAGTTGCGCTAGAATAAGCCTTTGGCTAGCCCATGCAGGCGCGGGGTCGTGTGTTTCCCGTGCCGTTACGGGTGGCACTTGCAAAGACATGAAACCCAATTTTATTACGATCAGGAGCGATGTATGTTGAAAGATACTGTCCGTGCGATAGGCTTAGCGCTTGTCCTGTTGGCTGCAGTGTCTGCAACGGGTTGCGCAAAATCTACGAGTCGTGTCCTTGTGGAAGAATTGGAATTGTGTTCTGCCACAGCACTGTCCGTTTCCAATCCTTTTGGCAACGTGAGCATATCAGGCGCCGAATTAAATAATCTCAACGGCATTGTGACTGTTAAGACCGAGACCTACGTGGAAGTCTTCAGTTTGTTCGGTTTGGCATCGCCTGAATCTTATCTGGAGAAGGTGGCGACACAGCCCGTTATGAATGAAGAGGGCCGCGTGGAGATTCAGGTTGCCATGGCGCCGCGGGGGCTCTTGGATCGTCTATCGGCACGGGTTGTTCCCCATGTGAACCGCGTTGTGGAAGGGCCTACGTTGATTTCGACGGAAGCATCCCTTCAGGTTGGAGATTTGGAGCTGAGGAATCTTCCCGGCGATGTCCAAGCTTCTGTATCGGTAGGCAAACTCAAGATGGACGCGCCCGGCGGCGTTTGGGGCCGCCATGATGTTGCCGTTGACATTGGAGAGGTCTCTTACTACGTGTCCCCCGACAGTAGTTTTGATTATGACTTTGTTGTTGATCTGGGCAAGACGGAAGCGCAAGGCGTTGATCTGGATATTAACGCCGGTTTAGTTGGAGCCCGTGCCTCCGGCATTGTCGGTCCGCTCCATGCTCCCGGTGAGCTGCGCGCCAAAGTTAAGCTTGGGCGCATCGAAGTCATCGCCCAATAAGGCACTTCCGAATAGGACTCTTATTGTGTTCGCTCCATTGAACAGGGGCGCCTTCTCTGAAGGTTCGATTATAAGGAGATAAAATATGCAGTATAAAGCGATTGGCAATTCGAATATTGAAGCGTCGGTAGTTGCCATGGGTACGTGGGTGACCGGTGGCGGGAAAACTTGGGACGGCGTAGATGATCAAGAATCTTTACGTGCCGTAGATGCTGCGCTCGATCAGGGGGTCAACTTTTTCGACACCGCGCCCGGCTATGGCTGGGGCCATGGTGAAGAGATTTTGGGTAAAGCGCTGAAGGGTCGGCGCGACAAAGCGATCATCGCCACAAAGTGCGGTATTTGGTGGCGGGACGAACGAGGCTCATTTCATTATCATATCGACGGCAGAGACACTTACATCAGTTTGCGCCCCGACACGATTGAGCTGGAATTGGAAGACAGTCTTCGCCGGCTCGACACGGATTATATCGATTTGTATCAAATCCATTGGCCTGCGAAAGAGCCGGAACTGACGCCCATCAGCGATACCATGGCGTGCCTGTGGAAGCTGAAAGACGCCGGTAAAATACGGGCCATCGGCGTGTCCAACGTTTCGCTTAGCCAGCTGCAGGAATATCACAGCTGCGGCGGCGTTGCCAGTGACCAGTTCCGCTATAGTCTCATTAACCGTGGGGCAGAAGCCGATATCCTGCCCTATTGCCGAGAGAAACATATCGGCACCTTAACCTATATGTCTTTGGAACACGGGCTGCTCACGGGCAAGATCGGCATGGACCGTGTGTTCAAAGAGACGGAATTTCGCAGTGATCAAAACTGGAACCGGTGGTTCAAGCAGGAGAATCGTCCCAAAGTACTGGACATGCTCGCGGGCTGGTTCGATTTGACGGAGAAATACAACTGTTCTCTGGCGCAATTGGCGATCGCTTGGACAGCAGCACAACAGGGCGTAACCCATGTGCTCTGCGGTATGCGCACGGCGCAGCAAGCCATTGATAATGCCGGCGCCGGCGTGATCGTCATGGAAGAGGAAGACCTTGCGCGGATGCGTCGCGATGCGGTTTTGCTGGGCGAGCCGGCGTAATGTGTTTTCGGAGATCTTCTCAACACTGCCCCTTCCCGCTTCTATTGGCGGCGCGCAGTGGCGGCGCTGAAACTTGATTTTATGCTCCCATTCTTGCTACACTGTGCGTAATGAGAAACATATACATTAAAGTTTCTCTTTTAAGTAGGGTCATAGCACCCTCACCTTGCGGCGGTTTTTGCCTGCCTGCCTGGTTGCGTGTCTACGTGGACATATATTAGATGTCATGTTTTTTTTTCGCGACAAGGATCAGGTGTCTTTGTCGCGTTTTTTTGTTTGCGGCGTGTGTATGCGTCGCTTATCCATTGTTTTTGTTCGGCCGGTTGGCGGCCTATAGGAGATTGGACCCATCGCAAAAGACAAGAGGGAAGATCTGGTACGTATTAATGATCAGATCCGTGCACGTCAAGTGCGTGTAATTGATGAAGAAGGCGAGCAGCTGGGGATTATGTCACCCCGAGATGCCATTCGTGAAGCAGAAAATCGCGGCTATGATTTAGTGGAGGTAGCGCCCAAAGCGTCTCCGCCTGTGTGTCGCATTATGGATTACGGCAAGTATCGCTATGAGCAAAAACGCCGTGCCCGTGAATCGAAAAAGCATCAGCATACAGTTTCGGTGAAAGAGATCAAATATCGTCCGAAAATTGACAAACATGATTTTGATTTCAAAACGAACCATGTGCGCGATTTTTTGAAAGACGGGAACAAAGTACGCATTACGATTATGTTCCGCGGCCGCGAAATGGCGCATCAGGAATTTGGTCGTGAAGTACTGCGGCGTGTTGTTGAGGCAACGGCTGACCTGTGCGGCGATCAAGACTTGAGCCAACTCAAGATGGAGGGACGCAATATGTCTCTCATGCTCACACCGGGCAAATAACGGATTCGCGTTTTCGACAAAGACCTGCTGCTGCATTGCCCTGCTGTCTAAGCTGTGCGGCGCTGTCACACCTGCGGTGATGGTGGTTTCCTGAACGTGTTTACAATCAATTAGGAGAACTTTCAATATGCCAAAAATTAAAACAAATCGTGGTGCTGCGAAGCGTTTCAGCCGTACCAAAACCGGTAAATTCAAACGTCAACATGCTTTTGCGCGTCATCTTAAAGCGGTGAAAAGCCCCAAACGCATCCGCGACTTGCGTCAGTCTACCTTGGTCGCTGCCGTGGATGTGCCGCGGGTCAAGCGCATGCTGCCCTACGCCTAAAGTATTCGTTCGAACTAAGCCTATTTTCTTTCAGTGCCTGTGCCGCCGTCAGCCGGTTGACGCAGGTTTGGGAAAACAAATAGATAAAGGAATTTGATCATGCCTCGTGCAACCAATAATCCGGCTTCCAAACGCCGTCGTACCAAAGTGCTTAAACAAGCGGCGGGTTTTCGCGGAAGCCGCCATCGCCTCTATAAAAGCGCGCAGCAGGCCGTCGATCACAGCGGCATGTATGCCTATCGTGACCGTAAAAATCGTAAACGGGATTTTCGCCGTCTGTGGATCGCTCGTATTAACGCGGGCGCCCGTGCCAATGGGCTGACCTACAACCGTTTCATGGAAGGTTTGCGCAAGGCGGAAATTGCGCTGGATCGCAAGGTCCTGGCTGAACTTGCCGTGAACAACGCGGATGCCTTTCGTGTGTTGGTAGAGCGTGCACGGGCTTCCTTGTCGGTAGCCTAACCATGCGCATTGTACCTGCGGTAGATATCCGTGGCGGTCTATGTGTCAATCTGGTGCAAGGGGATTACGGGCAAGAAACGGTTTATGCCGCCGAGCCTGTGGAACAGGCGGCGCTGTGGTGGACTGCTTTGGAAGCGCAGCTCACGCCCAACGAAATGGAAGAAGCGATTATCCATATCGTAGACCTTGACGGCGCAAAGACCGGAAGCTGTTGTGTGCTGCCTCAATTACAAGAACTGAAACGCCGCCGTATCCGCTTTGAAGTGGGCGGCGGCTTACGTTCTTTGGAAGCCCTTGAGTCTGTCTTTGAGGCGGGCGCGTCCCGCGCGATTTTGGGAACCGCTGCCTACCGCGATCCCGAATTGTTGCGCGAAGCCTGCCGCCGTTGGCCCGGCCGCATTGCCGCGGGCATTGACGCACGCGATGGATTCCTTTCGCTCAATGCGTGGCTCGAAGATACCCGCGCTTCTGCCCTTGAATTCGCGCACACCGTTGAGGCTGCCGGCGCTGCCCGCATCATTTACACGGACATCCTCAGCGACGGTATGATGAAGGGACCCAATTACGAAACCACGGCGGCAACGGCAAAGGCGGTGTCCATTCCTGTGACCATTTCAGGGGGCATCGCGTCCCTCGACAACATGCGTACTGCCCGCGGCTACGCGTCTGCAGGCATCGATGAAATTATT harbors:
- the rplT gene encoding 50S ribosomal protein L20, yielding MPRATNNPASKRRRTKVLKQAAGFRGSRHRLYKSAQQAVDHSGMYAYRDRKNRKRDFRRLWIARINAGARANGLTYNRFMEGLRKAEIALDRKVLAELAVNNADAFRVLVERARASLSVA
- the rpmI gene encoding 50S ribosomal protein L35; translated protein: MPKIKTNRGAAKRFSRTKTGKFKRQHAFARHLKAVKSPKRIRDLRQSTLVAAVDVPRVKRMLPYA
- a CDS encoding aldo/keto reductase → MQYKAIGNSNIEASVVAMGTWVTGGGKTWDGVDDQESLRAVDAALDQGVNFFDTAPGYGWGHGEEILGKALKGRRDKAIIATKCGIWWRDERGSFHYHIDGRDTYISLRPDTIELELEDSLRRLDTDYIDLYQIHWPAKEPELTPISDTMACLWKLKDAGKIRAIGVSNVSLSQLQEYHSCGGVASDQFRYSLINRGAEADILPYCREKHIGTLTYMSLEHGLLTGKIGMDRVFKETEFRSDQNWNRWFKQENRPKVLDMLAGWFDLTEKYNCSLAQLAIAWTAAQQGVTHVLCGMRTAQQAIDNAGAGVIVMEEEDLARMRRDAVLLGEPA
- a CDS encoding translation initiation factor IF-3, which encodes MAKDKREDLVRINDQIRARQVRVIDEEGEQLGIMSPRDAIREAENRGYDLVEVAPKASPPVCRIMDYGKYRYEQKRRARESKKHQHTVSVKEIKYRPKIDKHDFDFKTNHVRDFLKDGNKVRITIMFRGREMAHQEFGREVLRRVVEATADLCGDQDLSQLKMEGRNMSLMLTPGK
- a CDS encoding 1-(5-phosphoribosyl)-5-((5-phosphoribosylamino)methylideneamino)imidazole-4-carboxamide isomerase (catalyzes the formation of 5-(5-phospho-1-deoxyribulos-1-ylamino)methylideneamino-l-(5-hosphoribosyl)imidazole-4-carboxamide from 1-(5-phosphoribosyl)-5-[(5-phosphoribosylamino)methylideneamino] imidazole-4-carboxamide) — protein: MRIVPAVDIRGGLCVNLVQGDYGQETVYAAEPVEQAALWWTALEAQLTPNEMEEAIIHIVDLDGAKTGSCCVLPQLQELKRRRIRFEVGGGLRSLEALESVFEAGASRAILGTAAYRDPELLREACRRWPGRIAAGIDARDGFLSLNAWLEDTRASALEFAHTVEAAGAARIIYTDILSDGMMKGPNYETTAATAKAVSIPVTISGGIASLDNMRTARGYASAGIDEIIVGRALYEGEFTIGEAIAVLKEGS